The Pontibacter pudoricolor genome contains a region encoding:
- a CDS encoding EVE domain-containing protein, which produces MHYWLVKSEPETYSWADLVRDGRICWDGVRNYQARNNLQQMQPGDMVLFYHSVSEKAIVGIAKVDKAAYPDPTADDPKWMAVDLVPFRDFRDPVTLEQIKKDKRLENIALLRQSRLSVMPLKAEEFDVLLALGN; this is translated from the coding sequence ATGCATTACTGGTTAGTAAAATCGGAGCCTGAAACATATTCGTGGGCAGACTTAGTGAGAGACGGGCGCATCTGTTGGGATGGCGTTAGAAATTACCAGGCACGTAACAACCTGCAGCAAATGCAACCCGGCGACATGGTATTGTTTTATCACAGCGTATCAGAGAAAGCTATAGTTGGTATTGCCAAAGTAGACAAAGCCGCTTACCCCGACCCCACTGCCGACGACCCGAAATGGATGGCTGTAGACCTGGTGCCTTTCCGCGATTTCAGAGACCCGGTAACTTTAGAGCAGATAAAAAAAGACAAGCGTTTAGAGAATATTGCCCTGCTGCGCCAGTCGCGGCTGTCGGTTATGCCGCTTAAAGCCGAGGAGTTTGATGTACTGCTCGCGCTTGGCAACTAA